A part of Mustela erminea isolate mMusErm1 chromosome 9, mMusErm1.Pri, whole genome shotgun sequence genomic DNA contains:
- the LOC116600190 gene encoding olfactory receptor 5M9: MPNFTDVTEFILLGLTSRQEFQVLFFVVFLVVYMITLLGNIGMIILISISPQLQSPMYFFLSHLSFVDVWFSSNVTPKMLENLISETKTISYVGCLVQCYFFIALVHVEVYILAVMAFDRYMAICNPLLYGSKMSRTVCVRLISVPYVYGFSVSLICTLWTYGLYFCGNFEINHFYCADPPLIKIACGGVHIKEYTMIVIAGINFTYSLSVVLISYTLIVVTVLRMRSADGRRKAFSTCGSHLTAVTMFYGTLIFMYLRRPTEESVEQGKMVAVFYTTVIPMLNPMIYSLRNKDVKEAVNKAIAKANKGR, encoded by the coding sequence ATGCCAAATTTCACAGATGTGACAGAATTTATTCTTCTGGGCTTGACCAGCCGTCAGGAATTtcaagttctcttttttgtggtatTCCTTGTCGTTTACATGATCACTCTGTTAGGGAACATTGGCATGATCATTTTGATCAGCATCAGTCCTCAGCTTCAGAGCCCTATGTACTTTTTCTTGAGTCATTTGTCTTTTGTGGATGTGTGGTTCTCTTCCAATGTCACCCCTAAAATGCTGGAAAACTTAATATCAGAGACAAAAACCATTTCCTATGTGGGGTGTTTGGTGCAGTGCTACTTTTTCATTGCCCTTGTGCACGTGGAAGTCTATATCTTGGCAGTGATGGCTTTCGATCGCTACATGGCCATCTGCAACCCTTTGCTTTATGGAAGTAAAATGTCCAGGACTGTCTGTGTCCGACTTATCTCTGTGCCTTATGTCTATGGGTTCTCTGTTAGTTTAATATGTACACTCTGGACATATGGCTTATACTTCTGTGGAAACTTTGAAATCAACCACTTCTATTGTGCAGACCCTCCTCTCATCAAGATTGCCTGTGGGGGAGTCCACATCAAAGAATACACGATGATTGTTATTGCTGGAATTAACTTCACGTATTCTCTCTCTGTGGTTCTCATCTCCTACACCCTCATTGTAGTCACTGTGCTACGCATGCGCTCCGCCGATGGCAGGAGGAAGGCATTTTCCACTTGTGGGTCCCACTTGACAGCTGTTACTATGTTTTATGGGACTCTCATATTCATGTATCTCAGACGTCCCACTGAGGAGTCTGTGGAGCAGGGGAAAATGGTGGCTGTGTTTTACACCACAGTGATCCCCATGCTGAATCCCATGATCTACAGTCTGAGGAACAAGGATGTGAAAGAGGCGGTCAACAAAGCAATTGCCAAGGCAAACAAGGGCCGATGA